A portion of the Pseudomonas sp. PSE14 genome contains these proteins:
- the dapC gene encoding succinyldiaminopimelate transaminase: MNPALDSLQPYPFEKLRALLAGAQPPADLKPIALSIGEPKHRSPDFVAKALAESLDQLAVYPTTLGIPALREAIAAWCERRFKVPAGWLDAARHVLPVNGTREALFAFTQTVVDRNAKGLVISPNPFYQIYEGAALLAGAEPHYLPCREANGFNPDFDAVPAEVWARCQILFLCSPGNPTGALVPLETLKKLIALADEHDFVIAADECYSELYFDEQNPPAGLLTACAELGRSDFKRCVVFHSLSKRSNLPGLRSGFVAGDAEVLKKFLLYRTYHGCAMPVQTQLASVAAWKDEDHVRANRDMYREKFDAVLDILSGVLDVQRPDGSFYLWAKTPIADTEFCRGLFDAQHVTVVPGSYLSREVNGENPGANRVRMALVAPLAECVEAAERIKRYVQGL; encoded by the coding sequence ATGAATCCTGCCCTCGACTCGCTCCAGCCCTACCCCTTCGAGAAGCTCCGCGCCCTGCTGGCCGGTGCCCAGCCGCCGGCGGATCTCAAGCCGATCGCGCTGTCCATTGGCGAACCCAAGCACCGCTCGCCGGACTTCGTCGCCAAGGCCTTGGCCGAGAGCCTCGACCAGTTGGCCGTCTACCCGACCACCCTGGGTATCCCCGCCCTGCGCGAAGCCATCGCCGCCTGGTGCGAGCGCCGCTTCAAGGTGCCGGCCGGCTGGCTGGACGCCGCGCGCCATGTGCTGCCGGTGAACGGCACCCGTGAAGCGCTGTTCGCCTTCACCCAGACCGTGGTTGACCGCAACGCCAAGGGCCTGGTGATCAGCCCGAACCCGTTCTACCAGATCTACGAAGGCGCAGCCCTGCTCGCCGGCGCCGAACCGCACTACCTGCCCTGCCGGGAAGCCAATGGCTTCAACCCGGACTTCGACGCCGTGCCGGCCGAGGTCTGGGCACGCTGCCAGATTCTCTTCCTCTGCTCGCCGGGCAATCCCACTGGCGCGCTGGTGCCGTTGGAAACCCTGAAGAAGCTGATCGCCCTGGCCGACGAGCACGACTTCGTGATCGCCGCCGACGAGTGCTACAGCGAGCTGTACTTCGACGAACAGAACCCGCCGGCCGGCCTGCTGACCGCCTGTGCCGAACTCGGCCGCTCGGACTTCAAGCGCTGCGTGGTGTTCCACAGCCTGTCCAAGCGTTCGAACCTGCCGGGCCTGCGCTCGGGCTTCGTTGCCGGCGACGCCGAAGTGCTGAAGAAATTCCTGCTGTACCGCACCTACCACGGCTGCGCCATGCCGGTGCAGACCCAGCTCGCCAGCGTCGCCGCCTGGAAGGATGAGGACCACGTGCGGGCCAACCGCGACATGTACCGCGAGAAATTCGACGCCGTGCTGGACATCCTCTCCGGTGTGCTCGACGTGCAGCGCCCGGACGGCAGCTTCTACCTGTGGGCGAAGACGCCGATCGCCGACACCGAGTTCTGCCGTGGCCTGTTCGATGCGCAGCACGTCACCGTGGTGCCGGGTTCGTACCTGTCCCGCGAAGTGAACGGCGAGAACCCCGGCGCCAACCGTGTGCGCATGGCACTGGTGGCTCCGCTGGCGGAATGCGTGGAAGCGGCCGAGCGCATCAAGCGCTACGTGCAAGGCCTCTGA
- a CDS encoding Na+/H+ antiporter — protein sequence MQTVYTVLILLLTVGGTRLAAQLIPLPLPLIQIAAGAALAWPSLGLHVALDPELFMFLFIPPLLFVDGWRMPKGEFWKMRGPILALAFALVLITVVVGGAFIHLLIPEIPWAAAFALAAVLSPTDALAVSAIAQNRLPRRLMHVLQGEALMNDASGLVAFKFAIAAAMTGTFSLMDASLSFLLVALGGLACGVLLSWLLGRIRGWMIRRGWDDPATHVVLMLLLPFASYMVAEEVGVSGILAAVAAGMMQSWVDLLPRQTNTRLLNRSVWSMLEFAFNGVVFLLLGLQLPDILKSVAHHSDDMLWRSSLLLFYVLAVFAALLVLRFAWVWCYWKVSVRFERWWGVELGGRPGEPTLRLSAISALGGVRGAVTLAGVLSVPLLLGDGSPFPQRDLIIFIAAGVILISLLAATIGLPILLRGLPAASNDRRELEVQQVWRKTAAAAIHMLENEELPVKESTDAEETARLAEVKAKLMAEYRHELDPAPDSLEARERARALELADQALRIKALRAQRLELYRMRREHEIDDEILRGVLGELDNQEAWVTSKAGRWV from the coding sequence ATGCAAACCGTTTACACCGTGCTGATCCTGCTGCTGACCGTAGGGGGGACGCGGCTCGCCGCGCAGCTGATCCCGCTGCCGTTGCCATTGATCCAGATCGCCGCCGGCGCAGCGCTGGCCTGGCCGAGCCTGGGCCTGCACGTGGCACTGGACCCCGAGCTCTTCATGTTCCTGTTCATCCCGCCGCTGCTGTTCGTCGACGGCTGGCGCATGCCCAAGGGCGAGTTCTGGAAGATGCGCGGGCCGATCCTGGCCCTGGCGTTCGCCCTGGTGTTGATCACGGTGGTGGTCGGTGGCGCCTTCATCCATCTGCTGATCCCGGAGATTCCCTGGGCCGCGGCCTTCGCCCTGGCGGCGGTGCTGTCGCCCACCGACGCGCTGGCGGTTTCGGCCATCGCCCAGAATCGCCTGCCCAGACGCCTGATGCATGTCCTCCAGGGCGAGGCGCTGATGAATGACGCCTCGGGTCTGGTGGCCTTCAAGTTCGCCATCGCCGCGGCAATGACGGGAACCTTCTCGCTGATGGACGCCAGCCTGTCGTTCCTGTTGGTGGCGTTGGGCGGCCTGGCCTGCGGGGTGCTGCTGAGCTGGCTGCTGGGGCGCATCCGTGGCTGGATGATCCGACGTGGCTGGGATGATCCTGCGACCCATGTGGTGCTGATGCTGCTGTTGCCGTTCGCTTCCTACATGGTCGCCGAGGAGGTGGGCGTCTCCGGCATCCTTGCCGCGGTGGCGGCCGGCATGATGCAGAGCTGGGTCGATCTGCTGCCACGGCAGACCAACACCCGGCTGCTCAACCGCAGCGTGTGGTCGATGCTGGAATTCGCCTTCAACGGCGTCGTGTTCCTTCTGCTCGGCCTGCAGTTGCCCGACATCCTCAAGTCGGTGGCGCACCACTCCGACGACATGCTCTGGCGCTCGTCGCTGCTGCTGTTCTATGTGCTGGCGGTCTTCGCGGCGTTGCTGGTGCTGCGTTTCGCCTGGGTCTGGTGCTACTGGAAGGTTTCGGTGCGTTTCGAACGCTGGTGGGGTGTCGAACTGGGCGGGCGGCCGGGTGAGCCGACCTTGCGCCTGTCGGCGATTTCCGCACTGGGCGGGGTGCGCGGGGCGGTAACCCTGGCGGGGGTGCTCTCGGTGCCCTTGCTGCTGGGGGACGGTTCGCCGTTTCCGCAGCGTGACCTGATCATTTTCATTGCCGCCGGGGTGATCCTGATTTCACTGCTGGCGGCGACCATCGGCCTGCCGATCCTGCTGCGCGGACTGCCTGCGGCGAGCAATGACCGGCGTGAGCTGGAAGTGCAGCAGGTGTGGCGCAAGACCGCCGCGGCGGCGATCCACATGCTGGAAAACGAGGAGTTGCCGGTCAAGGAAAGCACCGACGCCGAAGAGACAGCGCGGCTGGCGGAGGTGAAGGCGAAGCTCATGGCCGAGTACCGACACGAGCTGGATCCGGCCCCGGACAGCCTGGAAGCCCGCGAGCGCGCCCGTGCCCTGGAGCTGGCCGATCAGGCGCTGCGCATCAAGGCGCTGCGGGCCCAGCGCCTGGAGCTGTACCGGATGCGCCGGGAGCATGAGATCGACGATGAAATCCTGCGCGGAGTGCTGGGGGAGCTGGATAACCAGGAGGCCTGGGTGACCAGCAAGGCGGGGCGCTGGGTGTAG
- a CDS encoding ArsC family reductase: protein MRPVSQRTLYGIKACDTMKKARTWLDEHGVDYAFHDYKTSGIDRAHLEQWCGEHGWETILNRAGTTFRKLDDVQKANLDQAKAIDLMLAQPSMIKRPVLDLGGRTLVGFKPDNYAAALA, encoded by the coding sequence ATGCGCCCCGTGAGTCAGCGGACGCTGTACGGCATCAAGGCCTGCGACACCATGAAGAAAGCCCGCACCTGGCTGGACGAGCATGGCGTCGACTACGCCTTTCACGACTACAAGACTAGCGGAATAGACCGCGCGCACCTGGAGCAATGGTGCGGCGAGCATGGCTGGGAAACCATCCTGAACCGCGCCGGCACCACCTTCCGCAAGCTCGACGACGTGCAGAAAGCCAATCTCGACCAGGCCAAGGCGATCGACCTGATGCTCGCCCAGCCGTCGATGATCAAGCGCCCGGTGCTCGACCTGGGCGGCCGCACCCTGGTCGGCTTCAAGCCCGACAACTACGCCGCTGCGCTGGCCTGA
- a CDS encoding LysE family translocator, with protein sequence MSIAWALFLPACFALNLAPGPNNLLSLNNAARFGLLRATLAGSGRLLAFAGMLALAASGLALVLQASAWLFLVIKVVGATYLLWLAIQLWRAPTADLGIDGAPTPASSLWRLTRQEFWVAAGNPKAILIFTAFLPQFVDPNQAVGAQFAQLGAAFLLLEWLAIALYGLAGVHLGKLLAGARARRLFNRGCAALLGSAGLGLLLSRRPA encoded by the coding sequence ATGAGCATCGCCTGGGCCCTGTTCCTCCCCGCCTGCTTCGCCCTGAACCTGGCGCCGGGACCGAACAACCTGCTGTCACTGAACAACGCCGCCCGTTTCGGCCTGCTGCGCGCGACGCTGGCGGGCAGCGGGCGCCTGCTGGCATTCGCCGGCATGCTGGCCCTGGCCGCCTCCGGCCTGGCATTGGTGCTGCAGGCTTCGGCCTGGCTGTTCCTGGTGATCAAGGTAGTAGGCGCCACCTACCTGCTGTGGCTGGCTATCCAGCTCTGGCGCGCACCGACCGCCGACCTCGGCATCGACGGCGCGCCGACGCCCGCCAGCAGCCTCTGGCGCCTGACGCGCCAGGAATTCTGGGTCGCCGCCGGCAATCCCAAGGCAATCCTGATCTTCACCGCCTTCCTGCCGCAGTTCGTCGATCCGAACCAGGCCGTGGGCGCCCAGTTCGCCCAGCTTGGCGCAGCCTTCCTGCTCCTGGAATGGCTGGCCATCGCCCTTTACGGGCTCGCCGGGGTCCACCTCGGCAAGCTGCTCGCCGGCGCTCGCGCCCGGCGCCTGTTCAACCGTGGTTGTGCCGCGCTGCTGGGCAGCGCCGGGCTGGGCCTGCTGCTCAGCCGCCGTCCGGCCTGA
- the dapD gene encoding 2,3,4,5-tetrahydropyridine-2,6-dicarboxylate N-succinyltransferase, which produces MSKSLFSLAFGVGTQNRQGNWLEVFYAQPLLKPNAELVAAITPLLAYEGGNQAIAFSAHQAYQLADALKGIDNAQAALLNRLAESQKPLVATLLAEDAAPSSTPEAYLKLHLLSHRLVKPHGLNLTGIFPLLPNVAWTNQGAIDLTELAELQLEARLKGKLLDVFSVDKFPKMTDYVVPAGVRIADTARVRLGAYIGEGTTVMHEGFVNFNAGTEGPGMIEGRVSAGVFVGKGSDLGGGCSTMGTLSGGGNIVISVGEGCLIGANAGIGIPLGDRNIVEAGLYVTAGTKIAVLDDQNNLVKVVKGRDLAGQPDLLFRRNSQTGAVECKTNKTAIELNEALHAHN; this is translated from the coding sequence ATGTCGAAATCCCTGTTCAGCCTGGCCTTCGGTGTCGGCACCCAGAACCGCCAGGGCAACTGGCTGGAAGTCTTCTACGCGCAGCCACTGCTCAAGCCCAACGCCGAACTGGTCGCCGCGATCACCCCGCTGCTGGCCTACGAGGGCGGCAACCAGGCGATCGCCTTCAGCGCCCACCAGGCCTACCAACTGGCCGACGCCCTGAAGGGCATCGACAACGCCCAGGCCGCCCTGCTCAACCGCCTGGCCGAAAGCCAGAAGCCGCTGGTCGCCACCCTGCTGGCCGAAGACGCCGCCCCCAGCTCCACCCCGGAGGCGTACCTCAAGCTGCACCTGCTGTCCCACCGCCTGGTCAAGCCGCACGGCCTGAACCTGACCGGCATCTTCCCGCTGCTGCCGAACGTGGCCTGGACCAACCAGGGCGCCATCGACCTGACCGAACTGGCAGAGCTGCAGCTCGAAGCGCGCCTGAAGGGCAAGCTGCTGGACGTCTTCTCCGTCGACAAATTCCCGAAGATGACCGACTACGTGGTCCCGGCCGGCGTGCGCATCGCCGACACCGCCCGCGTACGCCTGGGCGCCTACATCGGTGAAGGCACCACCGTGATGCACGAAGGCTTCGTCAACTTCAACGCCGGCACCGAAGGCCCGGGCATGATCGAAGGCCGCGTCTCCGCTGGCGTGTTCGTCGGCAAGGGCTCGGACCTGGGCGGCGGCTGCTCCACCATGGGCACCCTGTCGGGCGGCGGCAACATCGTCATCAGCGTCGGCGAAGGCTGCCTGATCGGCGCCAACGCTGGCATCGGCATCCCGCTGGGCGACCGCAACATCGTCGAAGCCGGCCTGTACGTCACCGCCGGCACCAAGATCGCCGTGCTGGACGACCAGAACAACCTGGTGAAAGTGGTCAAGGGCCGCGACCTGGCTGGCCAGCCGGACCTGCTGTTCCGCCGCAACTCCCAGACCGGCGCGGTCGAGTGCAAGACCAACAAGACCGCGATCGAACTGAACGAAGCGCTGCACGCGCACAACTAA
- a CDS encoding cysteine desulfurase, translating into MSIPSPWRSDFPALAAFEAEGQTYLDSAATAQKPQAMIDALAGYYASGAANVHRAQHLPGERATRAFEATRTLAANWLNGGSPAQIIFTGGATEALNLLAYGLESQFQVGDEIVISALEHHANLLPWQQLALRRGLKLVVLPLDRSGRIDLERAASLIGPRTRLLAVSQLSNVLGTWQPLPELLQMARQHGAMTVVDGAQGVVHGRHNLSALGCDYYVCSSHKLYGPEGLGLLWGRAEALERLAHWQFGGEMVRVADYFDAQFHSAPIGFEAGTPPIGSVIALGATLEWLTRQDSAEASAHEDFLHARLLAGLRARDGVRVLGEPDVALASFVVEGVHVADLGHLLTEQGIAVRAGHHCAMPLMKTLDVAGALRVSLGLYNDGADLERFFHALDSALELLR; encoded by the coding sequence ATGTCCATTCCCTCGCCCTGGCGCTCCGACTTCCCGGCCCTCGCCGCCTTCGAGGCCGAAGGCCAGACCTACCTCGACAGCGCCGCCACCGCCCAGAAGCCCCAGGCCATGATCGATGCCCTGGCCGGCTACTACGCCAGCGGCGCCGCCAACGTGCACCGCGCCCAGCACCTGCCCGGCGAACGCGCCACCCGCGCCTTCGAGGCCACCCGCACCCTGGCGGCCAACTGGCTGAACGGCGGCAGCCCGGCGCAGATCATCTTCACCGGCGGCGCCACCGAAGCGCTGAACCTGCTGGCCTATGGCCTGGAAAGCCAGTTCCAGGTCGGCGACGAGATCGTGATCAGCGCCCTGGAGCACCATGCCAACCTGCTGCCCTGGCAACAACTGGCGCTCAGGCGCGGGCTGAAACTGGTAGTCCTGCCGCTGGATCGCAGCGGGCGCATCGACCTGGAGCGTGCCGCGAGCCTGATAGGTCCGCGCACGCGACTGCTCGCCGTCAGCCAGCTGTCCAACGTGCTCGGCACCTGGCAACCGCTGCCGGAACTGCTGCAGATGGCTCGGCAGCACGGTGCGATGACCGTAGTCGACGGCGCACAGGGCGTGGTCCACGGCCGGCACAACCTGTCCGCGCTGGGCTGCGACTACTACGTCTGCTCCAGCCACAAGCTCTACGGCCCGGAAGGTCTCGGCCTGCTCTGGGGCCGCGCGGAAGCCCTGGAGCGCCTGGCCCACTGGCAGTTCGGCGGCGAGATGGTGCGCGTGGCGGACTACTTCGATGCGCAGTTCCACAGCGCCCCGATCGGCTTCGAGGCCGGAACCCCACCCATCGGCTCCGTGATCGCCCTCGGCGCCACGCTTGAATGGCTGACCCGCCAGGACAGCGCCGAAGCCAGTGCCCACGAAGACTTCCTCCATGCCCGCCTGCTGGCCGGCCTGCGCGCCCGCGACGGCGTGCGCGTGCTGGGCGAACCGGACGTGGCGCTGGCCAGCTTCGTGGTCGAGGGCGTGCACGTTGCCGACCTCGGCCACCTGCTCACCGAACAGGGCATCGCCGTACGCGCGGGGCACCACTGTGCCATGCCATTGATGAAGACCCTCGACGTCGCCGGCGCCCTACGCGTCTCCCTCGGCCTGTACAACGACGGCGCCGATCTGGAGCGCTTCTTCCACGCCCTGGACAGTGCCCTGGAGCTGCTGCGATGA
- a CDS encoding SufE family protein — MSLPAAANEALQAFTAQQGWDQRARLLMQWGERLEPLSDAERSDEHRVHGCESNVWLVADPRGGLWHFRAYSDARLLRGLLALLLVRVEGLPADELANIDLPDWFNQLGLGRQLSPSRSNGLNAVLKRMQELIEASGV; from the coding sequence ATGAGCCTGCCCGCCGCCGCTAACGAAGCGCTGCAGGCCTTCACCGCGCAGCAGGGTTGGGACCAGCGCGCACGCCTGCTGATGCAATGGGGCGAACGCCTGGAGCCACTAAGCGACGCCGAACGCAGCGACGAACACCGCGTACATGGCTGCGAGAGCAATGTCTGGCTGGTCGCCGACCCGCGCGGCGGCCTCTGGCACTTCCGCGCCTATAGCGATGCGCGGCTGCTGCGTGGGCTGCTGGCGTTGCTGCTGGTGCGGGTGGAAGGTCTGCCGGCCGATGAGCTGGCCAACATCGACCTCCCGGACTGGTTCAATCAGCTCGGCCTCGGTCGGCAACTGTCGCCATCGCGCAGCAATGGGTTGAATGCAGTTCTGAAGCGCATGCAGGAGTTGATCGAGGCATCGGGCGTATAA